The sequence tctttaagaaatgAGAATGATGCCAACTGGTCGTGAGGTGACAATTGCTGAGAATTTGGGTGACAAAAAACATGCTACAAATCAACTTTGTGCAAAAGGTACTTAACAATGACCCaaaacatatatgtatataacaAAAGAAGCAATCTTGATTTCTCTTAATATTTGTTTATCTTTCCAATTCCAAAATTACAAAAGTAGAATATATCTGTATATGGGGGTCTCATCGTCAAGCATATCTTCGACAGAAATCATAGGTACCCGTGATTCAAGAATCacattatttgttttcttttcttcttctttttttcattatacTGTTTGATTCAAgattcactttttcttttcaaattccttGTTCCATGTATAATAGTTTgctttaatttctcttttaatttggccgtcaaacaaattttttattattgatttcttttgaaattttgatttttaagcgAGGACTACTCATTCAAATCCATTGTGTGCATATTCCCTTTTCAACTTGTTAAATGGTTCATAATTCAAAATTCGAATTGGGCATCTTGATGGTCTGTAAAAGGCGAACAAGCTTTGCAAAACTTTTATACTGTTTAGAGTATCATAATTTAATGGCAGTGCATACGAGTTACACAGGACCCATTCCCATTGGTTAGTAAACGATAAACACACAAGCCTTTAACTTCACTTTTTGGGGAAGAGCAATCCCAACACAGGCTTAAATGAGTGTGGATTGTGATGGTTCCttaaaaagccaaaataatattaaagaagaataaagaaaaagaattgggAACTATCTTTTTCCACCAAAGTTAagaaatttttacaaataaaaaccCTAGAGGTAGGAGGAAACCATGGCAAAAGGTTCTAACCAAAAATAAGCTAACATATacccaaaaacaaaaaagaaaagttatttacagaagaaaaaagaaaaaaagaagaaagaaatatggTAAAGGACAAAGATATTAAGAGAGAGCGAGTCTCTGGCACAGTGATTGTGTTACTGACTTAAATACGTATATCTGTATGAGTGTAAACAGTGTAAGACAAAAAAGAATGAGtagtcaaatcaagaaaagtaatatttcacttactaaatgataaaaagaaaatgataatcaAAGCCAAAATCAATAGGAGTAAATTATACTCATGATTAAGCCATGATGATATATGTAATCAAAGCAAGATTCTGTTGTATGTGTATAAGATGGAGCCCTAATGAGACGGAGGCGGATTTGCTGAAGAATGAGGGCGTGAAGCTTATTGTCCGGGAGATATAAAGAAGGAAGGGGGTTATTAGGGTTTGTTGGGTTCGGAAATTGAGgccaaaggaaagaaaagggtcTTTGGGTTTTGAACCAGCACTACACAAAAAGACACTAATTAACAACACACCCTCTTAACTACTGAAAACAACAGGTGAGCAAGTGAAAGCTATATCACTCTGTAACCAAAAAAAGCTATATTACTCCATGCACACGTCCCTTTCTAGCTCCTCTCTTCCACATCTGCcgcctctctctttctctttctctttcttgctAACTCGCATTGGGAATGCCAACCACACATCTAATTGTCTTATACTTCAACCTACACATGCATGACCCATGGATATCATCATGATGATGGTGAGTTGCTCAATTAAAACACATACATGCATACTTAGTGAGTGCATGACTGAGTGAccctattaattattaaatcaacgggagagaaagagaaaaagagaagttttagtaattttttttcttaaaaaacaggagtaatcaatataataatttattgtatatttgacattgtaataattaattaatttaattattcaacaTTTCCCCATTTCTTCGGCTTCTATtagagtaatttttttttttttttgtcaaacCAATGAGTTTCATTACAGTAAAATGATTTGAGCGTAAAGTTTTTCTAGGAGGAAGTATAAAACTTGAATATGTGATCTCACTCTTTCATACAAGGAGttatgtaatatatttatgattagtatttaaaaattaaactgttaacaatttaagtttataattattaacacagttatcttaatagttataGCTTGTATATTTGTTGTCAATTATTTGTGATTCCACCATCATTTCATGCATTATTAACTTAGCTTTCATATAAGACTagctatatttatttttataaaaattaaaaaaattgaagaaaaataaaatagtttcaCAATtcgatttctttttaattctaatcaATTCCGACAAGTCCTGAATCATCTGACAAGACTAGAGAACTCTACATTTCACTATCTATTTGACAAGACTGATATTGTAGCGATTAGTcgttatataaaatttaattgccAAAATTATTAACGGTGTTAATGAATTTAGAAACAAATTACTAATAGTGTAATTCGCATAATACTAAAGTGTCATAAAAAAACTACTACACTTATTACGTGAAAAGATTAAACCacaaagtaaaattttatactttttttgttttacgAGTCAGCCAGAAACTCAAGCTTATTTTAGTAACTATACCATacttaaacttttaattttattattattattattattattattatattttcttttctaatagcTTAATATTTTAGTAGCCAGATTCTAACCATACTAAAGTCGGAATACAATTCTTGcaactaaaatataatgagTTTTAGTTATGAGTTTGAAAAATTTGGCGAGTTTTATGGTTTAGAGGTTTTATGCTGGTAGTTATTTCTTACTCAATAATTACATCAAACATGTTTGGTAAGATTTAGCAATTAATAGCTAATAGCTGATTTAATCATAACTAGTTGTTAATTCTATTAGCTTCATTTTAGAGATTTTTCTCATCAGTTGATAGCCGATTTGATCTTTTTTAATCTAGacattattattctttatgaGAATTActagtaataatttattttaagttaatcTAATATATTTAGGTTTTTATAACTcgttataaataataattattttaaaattttaattaatagttgaaaaattatgatatttatagttatagtatttgaaatcagaaaattttcattaatagaatttaaatttaaattttcacttttcaaataatttttataaatattttcaataataaattcaataaaattaaataaaactaattaatgcaatcttaattattataagctatttttactaatttatatcattaaaaatatattgtaaaacaaattacatttaaagataaactatattttcaatgatcatttaatatattgaCAGCAACAACTAGTAAACTTTTaccaaaaaatttaatatactgGCTACCAAGTATTAACTACCATCTATCAGCTATCAGCCACCAACTACTAGCTAGCAACCATCCGTTATCAATTGTATTGATCAACTAAACCAAACTAACCCTTTATAAGAATTGTCTAAACTTGTTAAAAGTCTAAAGCCTAgcattttctaataattaaacctaattaattgaatatttcaaaaaaaaattaaaaaattattgaagtTATGGTATgctatataaaaaagatactttctcaattttatactaattattattttttagtagtttatttggattaaaaaatatttaatatatttaattataggaAGAAACTAGTTAAATTAGACTAAAATACCCTTatgtaaatattacaaaatttattacacatattttaacacaagaataaatataaaagaaaatattaatgttgtaatagatatataaaagtggtaaataattaaaaaaaattatttgaaaaggaaaagttaAGTTAATACAGGATGAATAAAGgatttaataagtttttacACTGTAAGCAAGAAAAATTCATATGATGACCAATCActactttttctctttattctaCTTGAGCTGCTGcctctctcatattatatctAGGAGACCATAGAGATCACCTTTCTTTCACAACTCTCTTCACACACCCACAAAGAAAAGGCAGATCCAAGGTGGTGGTGGTTAAGCTGTCAATCTTATCAATCAATCATATATCAATCAATCAAGAAAGCCCCAATcatcaaatcaatttttaaaagagtttgaaaaaggGTATCTAAAAATACATCATGTCCTCCTCTTCTACACTCTCTTTGGACCACCTTCCTACCTCCGAGCAGCTCTGTTATGTCCATTGCAACATCTGCGACACTGTTCTCGCGgtattatattaattcttGTCACTAATAATAACCCTATGCTGTGTCTTCAGATTTTTATCACTCTTGCCACTTTTTGCTTATCTTTAATTAGGTATGTTCTGCTTCTTTCCTGATTCATTTGTTTCTCATGAACttcctttgattttggtttgTACAGGTTAGTGTTCCTTGCACAAGTTTATTCAAGACTGTTACTGTTCGATGCGGTCACTGCACCAATCTCCTCCCTGTCAACATGCGTGGTTTGATTTTGCCATCTGCTAATCAGTTTCATTTGGGACACAGTTTTTTCTCTCCTCATCACAATATTTTGGTAGGGTTATATCTAACGATGATTAAGgctttttcatcttttttttttctttctttaacaaaaaattaagaCTTCTTTTTATCATACATAAAGCTCATTTCATGTAAATTCttgcaaatataattaacGACAATATTGTTGCAGGATGAGATCCCAAACCCATCTCCAAACTTCTTGATCAATCAAACTAATGTCAATGATTTTAGCATTCCAACTCGAGGAATGACTGATGAGCTTCCAAGGCCACCAGTTATCAACAGACGTAAGATGCATCAATATTCTTCATTCATCATagcttttcttgttttctttactttattccCGCaagattttatctttcttttttgttttatttttttaataatgttttGCCCAAAATGTTATCCGCACTTTCTCTAACTTTGGCATGTTTCACATTGAAGAATCAAAAACCTTCAGTTATTATCAAACTAAAGATAGATTGCATATTTACCATCTTTTTGTCTATCAAGAATCTATCTTTTAACAGTtgtgaaaaatatatcactttggGGTGTCATTGGTCAATCTATACGCGGATATCCCTTAGCGAATCAACAAAAAGATGGGGTTGGGGTGGAAAGAAGCGTATATACATATTCTGGTTCAATCGTATAAACTGTTGGAAGCCTTTTGGTCTGGTGACGATTAGTGAGGGAGAAAGGACCTTTGCCACATTAATTGAACCCCAAGGACCCTTTTATTCCTGCCATTTTCATCACCTTCCACTCTTGCATAGAAGCCCTGATTTAGTAATGACTTTTCATGTCTACGCACTGTTAAGAGTTAATAACTGTGAAAGAAGTACTTCACGGTGTCAAATGTTCGAAACTTTGAGCTTTATATATAATCAAGAAATCCTTATACTAACTAAACCAAAAAATCACTATAATATCCCCATATGCTAAAAGTTGAtcataaaactaaaatgaaaGCCTTGCCCTTTGATCATTGTTAGTTCCTCAAGACTACATGTCTCTATCAATACCGAATCTGTGCGTGTGTGTCTATActgatataattatataaagcaTATTCTTTCTCGCCAATTTAGATATGATAtagtttttctcttttttttttctttctctatcttAAAGAATCTTTGGAGGGGTGGGTAGATAAAAGGAGATCAGGAGGTGCAGCTAGAATCGGTAATTAAAGTGACAGTAGAGAGAAAGATGATAAGGAAAAGCAAAGATAataagaaaagcaaaattgCATCGAAAATGTTGTAGACAAGTGATGTTTAATGTGTCTCTCTGTGTGTTATGTCTGCCTTCTGTCTATGTCTCAGCTCCGGAGAAGAGACAGAGAGTCCCCTCAGCGTACAATCGCTTCATCAAGTGAGTAATGATTTCAAAGCATTCACActtactttctctctctttctctatgtagatttttcttccttttttttcttattattttgtattttagttATACATATTTATGCTACTAGTAACTCTAGTATCACTGAAAAGAAATTCTTGTCCAATAGAACTTGCTAAATTTTAAGGAAACAATCAATGGAAGATTTAACACAAAGTAAATTGCAGGGACGAGATCCAACGCATCAAGGCTGGAAATCCTGATATAAGCCACAGAGAAGCCTTTAGTGCAGCTGCTAAGAATGTAAGATccaagaaaattatttactttaccaaattagggtttttctATTCTCTCTTTTTGCTAATTAGGGCTTCTCCAACTTAAGATATTGTAGCTTTGAATCTATGTAGTGCCCAGTGTGTGGGGCTCTTGTATCTGATCCTATTTTGTATTTATCATGTCAGTGGGCCCACTTTCCCCACATTCACTTTGGTCTCATGCCAGATCAGACTGTCAAGAAGACTAACGTGCGCCAGGTGACATATGTGCACCACTCCTTCTCTATTCAGGAAAATGAAGAACACAGAAAATAAATGGcgtttatattaattaaatctaacatttttgctaataattatatgtagGAAGGAGAAGATGTTATGATGAAGGATGGGTTCTTTGCTTCAGCTAATGTTGGTGTCACCACTCCATACTAATGAATTATAGGAAGTGGAGATGATGTTagttttctttgttcttcattAGTTAGTCTTATCTTGATCTAGctccaaaagaaaaacttcaaaaggagaaaaagaaaaaaagaagaaagaaactcTCTGTGTCTGTAATTCTGCCTGCAACTAGCTAGTAGTGGCAAAAGATGTCAAGTTCTTACAACTCTAATCACTTCATAACCCGCATCTACTACTAATGTCCTTCTATGTGGAAACTTTATCTACAATGTACGTACTTCTAGATATTAATTTCATctccataatatataaatcaacCAGTTCTATCTACATATATAGATATGGTAtctgtatttatgaatttcctTTCTCATACCAATTATGCATAATCAATTCTATTAGCCTGATGAAACAGAAGGCATATTGGCGTGGAGGCCTAGTTGCTTGAATGATGTTATTGCTTTATATGCTTTCACTATTaatccttttgttttttttttttcttggttcTATGCCCATTTGTTTGTTATTTCACTTCAAAGTGCATCTTAGATTACACTTGTTTAATATACTTCATTCATAGAAAGTAGTCTGTTTTGAGATGAAAGAAGGAACAATGCATGTAGCATCTAATTGATAGATTCAGTGAGCAGACGTAAAGGTTAGATTGAAAATCCAGGATACAATTTGATGATCTTCAGAATTGAATGACTAACAAATCAGAAAGATTGTGTCAGGAAACAAATAAAGTTGATGGTCACACccaatttagaaaaaagaaggagCTCATGACTTTTGTTAGTCAAATCATCTATAAATGgtccttcatttttttttttcgttttGGCTTATTATACCTGATATGGATTTGCTGCTCTTATCTAAATTAAGATTTTGgctgttattattgttattattattgttcaatatatttatggatttcTTCCGTACATTCTTGTCAGTTGAATACATAATGTTTCAATTCTCAAAAGAGTATTGATGCTTGAACCAGAGTCAATTTTCTGCCATCTGATTGAACATCAAGCTAGCTAGCTAGCTAGGTTTCTCACAGAATCAAagtaaaaatagatatttatgaGGAAAAATATTTACTGCAATAAAAAAGGTCATAATTCTATTATGACGATAATTTAACtaacaatttaaataatattgcaaaaaattagaaattaataacacttgttaaaaaaataataaccatatttattataacgtcattatttatataaaagtgcttatgattttgttaaaatattattaaaaatacttacaCTCCTACTGATGcgttattaaaataataatattattaaatagaaatgtCATCAATTTCGGCGATACTAATATAAGGTGTCACCatattagtaatatattaaatataaagacgAAAACTAtaaagcatcatcatcaaattaaTGATGCTCTCTGTAATACATTGTTAAACTTGACAATCCATTAATATTCTACTACAATAAGGACT comes from Ricinus communis isolate WT05 ecotype wild-type chromosome 5, ASM1957865v1, whole genome shotgun sequence and encodes:
- the LOC8279858 gene encoding protein YABBY 4, producing the protein MSSSSTLSLDHLPTSEQLCYVHCNICDTVLAVSVPCTSLFKTVTVRCGHCTNLLPVNMRGLILPSANQFHLGHSFFSPHHNILDEIPNPSPNFLINQTNVNDFSIPTRGMTDELPRPPVINRPPEKRQRVPSAYNRFIKDEIQRIKAGNPDISHREAFSAAAKNWAHFPHIHFGLMPDQTVKKTNVRQEGEDVMMKDGFFASANVGVTTPY